From Micropterus dolomieu isolate WLL.071019.BEF.003 ecotype Adirondacks linkage group LG21, ASM2129224v1, whole genome shotgun sequence:
ATGTAGCTAATACGATGGCTTAAAATGTATGGTAtctttcaattaaaaaaagttgaaacaCCTTAACATTTAACAGTGTTAATAGTTCATATTAAAATACCAGAAATTCTGCTTTAGAAATGTTACCAAATACTTATGAATGCATGAATGCAgcataattcattttatttataccaTAATTAGGAGCAACGGAGTAAGCCTCAAAGTTGTGAGCAATGATATCTCCCAGGTGAAAAGAAATGGAAGTGTCAGTCAGCGGACAAAATGGCTGCAAGCCTCCATGTCTGACAGTTgcaacaaattaaaatacaatatcaacactaattcagtttgtttttatctgattTAACACAAACTGCTCCAAATAGGACAGCAAAAGTAGacaatataggctatttaaactGTGTGACAAGGCTAGCAGTGAGGAGGTCTCATGTAGGATGCTATGTTaccattatgggaaatgtaggatccagaaCCCAAACTAGAGACTCCAGAcatctcagcctctgctgcacAAGAGCGTTCTTTTTTCAATCTCTAGTCTCACGTCCCCCAATTTTATGGAAGTTCCATACAAAATCcctggagtgcccctttaatgGACACACATTGAGAGCAGTGTCAATCTCCTCATCTAACTCGTACCAAGACAGAGAATAAgcatatttaccaaaatgtcaaacaatttgttttaattttggcTTAGGTACAGCAGCAACTTAAAAAGAGTGACAGAATAAAACTACAATATTGTCTGTCATGTTATGTGTACACAACTTTAAATTTTGAGTGAATCCCTCTCTAAAACACCTTTGGCACCTCTGTCCTAACGCCGTTGCTTGTTGACATGTATCTGCTTCCACCTCTCTCTGGTCCAGCGGCCGTTGTTCTGCGCGACTTCATGCAACAGGTCCATGAAGGCGTACTCGTTGCCAGACAGCAGGGTTTCATCATCTGGCGAGGCACCACCAGAGGGAGCCTTTAAGCCAGTGCGTCTGTTTTCTGCCTTCTGTCTGCTTGTCACAGCCTGCTTTGGTTCATTTCTCTGCTCTGCCTTGTTGCTGCTCTTATTGGTGTTCTTGTGTGCACGAGTTTGTGCAGGTTTAAGGTCTTGACCAAGTTTTTCCTGATTCAGGTTTTGGGTTTCACTAGTTGTCTGTCTCATAGTGGCAGGGTCCTGGACCATCTCCTCCTTCCTTGGCTGCTCCTCTAGCCTGGTGTCAGTGTGGGCATGAGCTTCACTGAAAGAAGTGCTCTTGTCATTTGGTTTTGAGGAGTGTCCCAATTTCATGTgaggtacatttatttttagggACTCTCCTATTGGATTATTTTCAGTTTCCTCTTCCTTTTTGTCCTGGTCAGAACCAGAAGGTTGCCCCACTTTGTTTAATACTTTCTTCCCCTCACCTGGAAACTTTGCTGTCCAAACAGTGAAGACACCACacccgtcctcctcctccttcatttTACATCTTGCCTGCCACTGAATTGCAGTCGGAGGCCAGGTGGAGATCCTCCCCATAACATTTCCCACCTTTGCTCTTTGACCCGGACCGTCAGTGGACTGTTTGTTGAAATCATCAGGATTTGTACCGATGCTCAGATAAGGTACAGTATCGGTGTTGACAGATACACAGTGGGGGGTTTCATCTAGACCAGCTTGTTTAGCTTTCACATCAGTAGTGTCTGTCAGATTATCTGTCTCAATTCCTCCATCTACTTCAGTTTCATTCCCCAGTTTCTGCTTTCCTTCAGCTTGGTTTTCTGTGTCTTTCAATTGagcctctgtctctgtttgtaaAGTCACTTGATCTTTCACAGATGCACAAAAAGGAGACATAAAGAGAATAGCATTAGCTGACTTAGCTCTGACTCCAGCAAAGGATCTCCTCCATCCCATTTCTGAGTCCCAGTGATTGTTTTCAGTGAAGTCTCTTTTCTCAGAGTGTGCCGGAGACTGAGTGTAACTCGAACCACTGCTGTCTTCCTTCATCTCACTTCTGTTCTCGTTTTGACATCCAGGCATCACTGTTTTGTTATTGCGTTTCCTCCTATGCAGCACCACCAGGAAACACACCGCAAACAGGAGCAAAGACAGGACCACTGCAATGGGGCAAGTTGTAATTATTTTTAAGAATCCGATAATGTTTTTCAGTACAATCAGACGGACACatgcaaagaaaaaataaacataccCATCACAACAGTGAGCATGCAGACAACATTTGTATCTGACGATGGTTGTGATGTCGCACAAGTTTCTAGAAGGAACAAAAgacacattaaaaaattatataaggTTCAACTATCAACTGATGAAAAGGACCAGACATACCAGTCAGTCCCGTGGGTGTGAGTGTAGTTATGGGCTGGACAGAGATCTCCGTCActgatggtggtgatgaagatgatgtCACATAAGTTACTAAaggaaacaacagaaaaaccaaaGAGATAGAAAGCAGCTTAAGCTCAAGCCTCAGTCTTctgaatgtgttattttaataacaGCAAATGAAGGATGAATTGTGCACAATTTCAAGAGTCAGACCACTGATGGTTAAATGAATCATGTTGCTTTGGTGCATCTGTAGGTGAAATACCATGGAAATTTcaagatggtgtgtgtgtgtcatgaaaACAATTACAATTTTAAAAGCTCCAGTAAGTAGATGTGCtacaattgttttgtttttttgataacTACAATTACCAATGTCGAGTTTTACAACAATAATGTTGtaatttaatgaaaaaagtcataatattaagAAAAAAGCCCATCATTTTTGTAATGAAATATtatgaaaagaggaaaaaacttTGTCAAGACCTGAGTTGGGCCTCATACTACATTTCATGTTTTGAAGGCTGAAAAAAGTGTATGGgagttgtaaaataaaataaaaaaattaaagattttGTCTTTAATGCAGGAATCGAAAATGAAATTTGGCTTCATTGTCTTCACAGTATGCAATGAGAATATAACTTGCTCTAtaaaatgaccacatggtgGTGCTGTCCACAAATAACAGTTTCTGTGTCCATGGCCtaacttaaataaatgtttaatagaAGTCTGTTTGGGTACTTTTTGCAATATCCTGCGAAGGAACAGACAGAATACATTCTCATAATGAACTGTCGATTTTCAGTTATAAATGGCGAAATGTATAACCAAACTGAGATTTCAAGAAGATCAAATCGTTCTACTAGTCTAATGATGTTAAAATGAAATTTCATGTGCGCACATAACTGGACATGTTATGAAGCAGTAGGGTACCTAGCTATCTCTCGTAATAGTCTGATTCTATTGGTAAAGAAATCTAAACATGAACGAAACAGAGACAAGAAGAACCAAATGTACCAGTGTTTAAAGTAGGTGTAGTGACCGTTGTGAGGAAATCGGTGGGTTTGGGTTGAACGGAGGTTTCTGTCTCTGATGCTGGTCGTGCTGGAAACGTTGAGAACGACAGAGATACTAAGAAACAGTTTAATATGAATCTAAAGCTGAAGAAACAAATATCAAACAGAACCTGAGACAAGAAAAACCACATGTACCGGTGTGTGAAGAATCGATTAAGGGTGCATCAGTGGGTTTGGGTTGGACTGAGgtttctgtctctgatgttGGTCGTGATGGAGATGATGTCACAACTTTTGCTAGAGGGAACAACAGAGATACTAAGCACAACAGTACTAGCCACAAGTGATAGATGTCAGGTGTTGTGTGTGATGaatttaaaatatagaagagCCAGATGTACCAGTGGATGTTATGAGAATACCAGTGGGTTTGGGGTGGACCGTTTGAGTCACTGACGGTGGTCGTGGTGGAGGtgacgtcacacacacagacacgttcCACACAGGCCGACCCCTCAGAGATGGAGGACTCCCACAGGTcacctccatctgtctgtccagCAGAGCTCTGCTCCGTAGATCTGTGAAGAGAAGCAGCTTCAGGTTTCTAAAAAGTTCTGAAAACCCATAAGACCTATTGTTATTTGTGTCCTATTTCACAAACCTTTCAGGAAATCCACAAAGTCTTCAGCTCCACAGGAACAGTCCCAGGGGTTCCCATCTAGTCTGATCCTGGTGGACCTGAGGGCCCTGAAGACCTGAGGTGAGACCCGGGTCATCCTGTTCTCAGACAAGTCCAACTCAGCCAAGATGGGCTGGGAGCTAAAACTATTTGGCTCAATTGTTCTGATCCTGTTATTATTCAGACTGAGCGTTGTTAAGCTAACGAGCCCGTTAAACGTGGACTCATTCAGGACTTCAATTTGGTTTTCTGTGAGGGTGAGCCCACGGAGGATATCAGGCCGACCAAACCACTTTGGCTTAATCTCTGTGAGTAAGTTCTGTTTTAAACTGAGATCTGTAAGGTTCTGGAAAGAACTGAACGCCCCTTCGGCGATCCCTGTGACACCAGCGCTCTCAAACCTGAGCCTGGTCACAGAAGTGAGGTTTTCACTGCGTAACACAGTGGAGTTTATCTCTCCAACGTCCTTTAGAATCATCACCAGAGATGAGTAACCAGGCCTGAAAGCTAAGAGCACAATATTATGATTACATTTAGGTGTTGTTGTGTATGGAGCTAGAAATTCTGCAAGGCCGCGAGGGGGGCGGCTGGCACAAGcagttttaacaaaaaaataactgcATTCATTGTATGCTTTCTGACCAAGTGCTAaggtttttttggttttgtttttggttgcAATGGGACATTCCAAGGATTGCTCTGATGTTTGCAGacccctttttttttctcacactcAGAAAAAAAAGCCTGCAGATGCCTATATTAAAGGAAAACTCAAAGACTCAGGTTTTGAAACTGTACATTATAAGGCAACGTTCAGACTGcagatccgattttttttgtttgacagttcacattatagtttaaatgtggcccatatgaGTCTGAAAGTGAcgccgcatgcgcagaagaataacacgagGTCACGcgcagcacgctgttgcaggctacagacgtaaacaaggagcaacagaggttaactcccgtttttcattgtcctctcacgggtcacatttttcccgaattatgacaagtgttcacaactttctgttcttttctttacggtttctgggtcacatt
This genomic window contains:
- the LOC123960078 gene encoding uncharacterized protein LOC123960078 isoform X1 yields the protein MILKDVGEINSTVLRSENLTSVTRLRFESAGVTGIAEGAFSSFQNLTDLSLKQNLLTEIKPKWFGRPDILRGLTLTENQIEVLNESTFNGLVSLTTLSLNNNRIRTIEPNSFSSQPILAELDLSENRMTRVSPQVFRALRSTRIRLDGNPWDCSCGAEDFVDFLKDLRSRALLDRQMEVTCGSPPSLRGRPVWNVSVCVTSPPPRPPSVTQTVHPKPTGILITSTAKVVTSSPSRPTSETETSVQPKPTDAPLIDSSHTARPASETETSVQPKPTDFLTTVTTPTLNTVTYVTSSSSPPSVTEISVQPITTLTPTGLTETCATSQPSSDTNVVCMLTVVMVVLSLLLFAVCFLVVLHRRKRNNKTVMPGCQNENRSEMKEDSSGSSYTQSPAHSEKRDFTENNHWDSEMGWRRSFAGVRAKSANAILFMSPFCASVKDQVTLQTETEAQLKDTENQAEGKQKLGNETEVDGGIETDNLTDTTDVKAKQAGLDETPHCVSVNTDTVPYLSIGTNPDDFNKQSTDGPGQRAKVGNVMGRISTWPPTAIQWQARCKMKEEEDGCGVFTVWTAKFPGEGKKVLNKVGQPSGSDQDKKEEETENNPIGESLKINVPHMKLGHSSKPNDKSTSFSEAHAHTDTRLEEQPRKEEMVQDPATMRQTTSETQNLNQEKLGQDLKPAQTRAHKNTNKSSNKAEQRNEPKQAVTSRQKAENRRTGLKAPSGGASPDDETLLSGNEYAFMDLLHEVAQNNGRWTRERWKQIHVNKQRR
- the LOC123960078 gene encoding uncharacterized protein LOC123960078 isoform X3: MPALITMANSDLLWQPCFFFTPARSGDHKTFELGKLQVESQVVDLHPASIRLVTMKSVAGIALLLVNLRFSHCCYGEGTILFCLNIPSDLRSRALLDRQMEVTCGSPPSLRGRPVWNVSVCVTSPPPRPPSVTQTVHPKPTGILITSTAKVVTSSPSRPTSETETSVQPKPTDAPLIDSSHTARPASETETSVQPKPTDFLTTVTTPTLNTVTYVTSSSSPPSVTEISVQPITTLTPTGLTETCATSQPSSDTNVVCMLTVVMVVLSLLLFAVCFLVVLHRRKRNNKTVMPGCQNENRSEMKEDSSGSSYTQSPAHSEKRDFTENNHWDSEMGWRRSFAGVRAKSANAILFMSPFCASVKDQVTLQTETEAQLKDTENQAEGKQKLGNETEVDGGIETDNLTDTTDVKAKQAGLDETPHCVSVNTDTVPYLSIGTNPDDFNKQSTDGPGQRAKVGNVMGRISTWPPTAIQWQARCKMKEEEDGCGVFTVWTAKFPGEGKKVLNKVGQPSGSDQDKKEEETENNPIGESLKINVPHMKLGHSSKPNDKSTSFSEAHAHTDTRLEEQPRKEEMVQDPATMRQTTSETQNLNQEKLGQDLKPAQTRAHKNTNKSSNKAEQRNEPKQAVTSRQKAENRRTGLKAPSGGASPDDETLLSGNEYAFMDLLHEVAQNNGRWTRERWKQIHVNKQRR
- the LOC123960078 gene encoding uncharacterized protein LOC123960078 isoform X2: MILKDVGEINSTVLRSENLTSVTRLRFESAGVTGIAEGAFSSFQNLTDLSLKQNLLTEIKPKWFGRPDILRGLTLTENQIEVLNESTFNGLVSLTTLSLNNNRIRTIEPNSFSSQPILAELDLSENRMTRVSPQVFRALRSTRIRLDGNPWDCSCGAEDFVDFLKDLRSRALLDRQMEVTCGSPPSLRGRPVWNVSVCVTSPPPRPPSVTQTVHPKPTAKVVTSSPSRPTSETETSVQPKPTDAPLIDSSHTARPASETETSVQPKPTDFLTTVTTPTLNTVTYVTSSSSPPSVTEISVQPITTLTPTGLTETCATSQPSSDTNVVCMLTVVMVVLSLLLFAVCFLVVLHRRKRNNKTVMPGCQNENRSEMKEDSSGSSYTQSPAHSEKRDFTENNHWDSEMGWRRSFAGVRAKSANAILFMSPFCASVKDQVTLQTETEAQLKDTENQAEGKQKLGNETEVDGGIETDNLTDTTDVKAKQAGLDETPHCVSVNTDTVPYLSIGTNPDDFNKQSTDGPGQRAKVGNVMGRISTWPPTAIQWQARCKMKEEEDGCGVFTVWTAKFPGEGKKVLNKVGQPSGSDQDKKEEETENNPIGESLKINVPHMKLGHSSKPNDKSTSFSEAHAHTDTRLEEQPRKEEMVQDPATMRQTTSETQNLNQEKLGQDLKPAQTRAHKNTNKSSNKAEQRNEPKQAVTSRQKAENRRTGLKAPSGGASPDDETLLSGNEYAFMDLLHEVAQNNGRWTRERWKQIHVNKQRR